In Mangifera indica cultivar Alphonso chromosome 1, CATAS_Mindica_2.1, whole genome shotgun sequence, a single genomic region encodes these proteins:
- the LOC123225605 gene encoding G-type lectin S-receptor-like serine/threonine-protein kinase SD2-5, whose protein sequence is MPTIIHNGSTLTTQLTFGPGTNLEIGAILNSTVTSSDLSPGKFFVSVTRYRLYLSFNPSTPQKYQSIAYTDVYGIVFNFSGHDVKYQKNGTSFPYLRLESNGHFNMYDGSTSNIDLARNKHYRDCIDPTTCGTFGVCSDDRCTCLGEGDGNSTYFRQMGGGGNDFSCEDVTPVTCPDLNLRKLLPLENVILWFVPSLINTSVDSCQAACLRNCSCKAALFRYHGNLSFGCCFYLRWRKTKFFKGLVRRKDDSIDEFSFQVTNILRKFSLEFFIAATQDFQVKLGQGGFGFVFEGILVNGTKVAVKQLGSDVNQGKKEFLSEVKTIGSIHHFNLVRLVGFCSERSKRLLFYEYMCNGSLDKWIFHRNDTKTLTWETKKKIIVQIVRGLEYLHDYCNPNIIHFDIKPQNILLNEDLNAKISDFGLARLISRNQSHVSTMPKGTPGYMAPELIRGKDITMKIDIYSFEVVILEIICGKRNSNSYLIGTLKPKAEEDQLSDLVDEQSEDMQNHKEDAVKIIQVAISCLQTNLNRRPSASELVKVFEGLSTLEPIMDCSFLSIVRPESPCETGPGDSSPITASVLSGPR, encoded by the exons ATGCCAACAATAATACACAATGGCAGTACTTTGACCACCCAACTAACATTTGGCCCCGGGACAAACCTTGAAATTGGCGCAATTCTGAATTCTACTGTGACATCTTCTGATCTCTCCCCGGGCAAGTTCTTCGTCAGTGTAACTAGATATAGACTATATCTTTCTTTCAATCCGAGTACTCCACAAAAATATCAGAGTATTGCATATACAGATGTATACGGCATAGTGTTTAATTTTTCTGGCCATGATGTGAAGTATCAGAAAAATGGAACATCCTTTCCATATTTGAGGCTCGAATCAAATGGGCACTTCAATATGTATGATGGGAGTACGTCTAATATTGATCTCGCCAGAAACAAACATTATCGAGACTGTATAGACCCCACTACTTGTGGCACTTTTGGAGTATGTTCCGATGATCGTTGCACATGCCTTGGTGAAGGCGATGGAAATTCGACATATTTTCGGCAGATGGGCGGTGGGGGGAATGATTTTTCTTGTGAAGATGTCACTCCTGTGACATGCCCTGATTTGAATCTTCGCAAGCTTTTACCACTTGAAAATGTTATACTTTGGTTTGTCCCCAGCCTTATTAATACAAGTGTCGATAGCTGCCAAGCGGCTTGCCTCAGAAATTGTTCTTGCAAAGCTGCCTTGTTCAGGTACCATGGAAACCTCTCTTTTG GATGCTGTTTTTACCTGAGATGGAGAAAGACTAAATTTTTCAAGGGGCTAGTAAGAAGGAAAGATGACTCGATTGACGAATTTTCATTCCAAGTAACCAATATTTTAAGGAAGTTctctttagaattttttattgctGCTACTCAGGATTTTCAAGTGAAGCTTGGTCAAGGAGGGTTCGGGTTTGTTTTCGAAGGAATTTTGGTGAATGGCACCAAAGTTGCGGTAAAACAGTTGGGTTCTGATGTGAACCAAGGCAAGAAGGAATTTCTCTCAGAGGTGAAGACAATCGGCAGCATTCATCATTTTAATCTGGTTAGACTTGTTGGCTTTTGTTCTGAAAGATCAAAGAGGCTTTTGTTTTATGAGTACATGTGCAATGGATCTCTGGACAAATGGATTTTCCATCGAAATGACACAAAAACTCTTACTTGggaaactaaaaagaaaatcattgtTCAAATAGTCAGAGGACTTGAGTATTTGCATGACTATTGCAATCCTAACATCATTCACTTTGACATCAAACCTCAAAACATTCTCCTCAATGAAGATTTGAATGCCAAGATTTCCGATTTCGGATTAGCCAGACTGATTTCCAGGAATCAAAGCCATGTATCCACAATGCCAAAGGGCACTCCAGGATATATGGCCCCTGAGTTGATTAGAGGCAAAGATATCACAATGAAGATTGATATTTACAGCTTTGAAGTTGTGATATTAGAAATTATATGTGGGAAGAGAAATTCCAACTCTTATCTCATTGGTACTCTAAAACCCAAAGCTGAAGAAGATCAACTTTCCGATTTAGTTGACGAACAAAGTGAGGATATGCAGAACCACAAAGAAGATGCTGTTAAGATCATTCAGGTAGCCATTTCATGCttacaaacaaatttgaatagaaGGCCTTCAGCATCAGAATTGGTAAAGGTTTTTGAGGGTTTGTCAACCTTGGAACCTATCATGGATTGTAGCTTCTTAAGTATTGTCCGTCCCGAATCCCCCTGCGAAACCGGTCCAGGTGATTCATCTCCCATCACCGCTTCAGTTCTATCAGGGCCAAGATGA